A genomic stretch from Psilocybe cubensis strain MGC-MH-2018 chromosome 1, whole genome shotgun sequence includes:
- a CDS encoding Iron transporter SMF3 produces the protein MSPLQCQVSPPRSQSSTARSRLVQGARTLGHHIKRHVGVGIICSVAYFDPGNWSVDLQAGSNFGYRPMLFVILVAGLGAIVLQTLACKLGCVTGLDLASHCRLLLHNNSRHPRLVRRLVLYPLYVLSEIAIISTDLAELLGSAIGLCLLFPKLPLWGGVVITAADVLIFLFFADPSRSQGRPVRLFEYTIIGLVLAVFACFVVLLVKASPDWSDVFMGYIPNKGLFQSEPDAVYAAVGILGATVMPHALFLGSSLATQDRVSDAPVDGQLPSNSGHQMSRRSNIRQFVSSLFRITRAERVASNIDYRSKYGERENNPLLFIRQHLGHGIADVVTSLLTLAVPINSAILILAAAVFYKGNGQNHNTPAGLFEAYQLIQERIGDGGAVVFALALVCAGQTSSITVTLAGQIVSEGFIEWKVSPFFRRFITRCISLVPSVIVAISVGRDGLSTLLVASQVVLSVVLPFVAFPLIYLTSSKVVMQVRTTPPELVRSDVCLYQGQDEPAQDDEHNETVSKIEIEAIESIKIEPATVEQVVPIEYLDFSNGRFMTALAYVIWCIVLVANVYAIVMLIVRS, from the exons ATGTCACCGTTGCAGTGCCAAGTCAGCCCTCCCCGCTCCCAGTCCTCCACCGCGAGGAGCAGGCTTGTCCAAGGCGCTCGCACACTAGGGCATCACATTAAACGCCATGTCGGCGTTGGCATTATATGTTCCGTTGCTTATTTTGACCC AGGAAACTGGAGTGTTGACCTTCAAGCTGGATCCAACTTTGGCTATAGACCGATGCTTTTTGTCATCCTGGTTGCTGGTCTAGGTGCTATAGTTCTGCAG ACACTGGCGTGCAAATTAGGTTGTGTAACAGGACTAG ATCTTGCTAGCCATTGTAGGCTCCTACTTCACAATAATTCCCGGCATCCGCGACTGGTTCGGAGATTGGTTCTCTACCCGCTTTATGTTCTGTCAGAGATCGCCATTATATCGACCGACCTCGCGGAATTGCTGGGCTCTGCAATTGGATTGTGTTTACTGTTCCCCAAGCTCCCTCTTTGGGGCGGAGTGGTCATTACAGCGGCCGACGTGCTGATATTTCTGTTTTTCGCCGACCCTTCGCGAAGTCAAGGTCGCCCAGTTCGTTTGTTTGAATACACTATAATCGGTCTG GTACTAGCTGTCTTTGCGTGCTTCGTAGTACTCCTTGTGAAAGCAAGTCCTGACTGGTCAGATGTATTTATGGGCTACATTCCCAACAAGGGTCTATTTCAATCGGAACCTGACGCGGTATATGCTG CTGTTGGGATACTTGGCGCAACCGTCATGCCTCATGCTCTATTTCTAGGATCTTCTTTGGCCACGCAGGACCGTGTATCCGATGCACCAGTAGATGGGCAACTACCCTCCAATTCCGGCCACCAGATGTCGAGGAGGTCGAATATCCGACAATTCGTATCGTCGTTGTTCCGGATTACCCGCGCGGAGAGAGTAGCTTCAAATATAGACTATCGCAGCAAATACGGGGAGCGAGAAAATAATCCACTTCTATTTATTAGGCAACACCTTGGGCACGGGATCGCGGATGTTGTCACTAGTCTGCTCACACTGGCTGTCCCTATAAACTCTGC TATCTTGATTTTAGCCGCCGCCGTTTTTTACAAAGGTAACGGCCAAAATCACAACACCCCAGCAGGACTATTTGAAGCGTACCAGTTGATTCAAGAGCGTATTGGAGACG GTGGCGCGGTCGTATTCGCTCTTGCCTTGGTATGCGCGGGTCAGACATCGAGTATTACAGTCACTTTAGCCGGCCAAATAGTCTCCGAAGGGTTTATCGAATGGAAAGTCTCG CCCTTTTTCCGCAGATTTATCACACGGTGCATTAGCTTGGTGCCATCTGTAATCGTCGCGATTTCAGTTGGGCGCGATGGGCTAAGTACTCTTCTAGTCGCCTCGCAAGTCGTGCTCTCTGTGGTCCTGCCATTCGTAGCATTCCCGTTGATCTATTTGACCTCAAGCAAGGTGGTTATGCAAGTACGCACGACCCCACCAGAACTGGTCAGATCAGATGTGTGCCTGTACCAGGGGCAAGATGAGCCAGCGCAGGACGACGAACACAACGAAACCGTTTCTAAAATTGAAATAGAAGCGATTGAATCTATCAAGATAGAGCCAGCAACAGTCGAGCAGGTGGTTCCCATTGAGTATCTGGACTTTAGTAACGGGCGCTTTATGACTGCCCTCGCATACGTTATCTGGTGTATCGTGTTGGTCGCTAACGTTTACGCCATAGTAATGCTCATAGTGCGCAGTTAA